ATGAAGTTACTAACTTAGTTGAACATCCATTTGCAATAGTTGGAAATTTTTCAGAAGATTTCTTAGAAGTTCCACAAGAAGTTTTAATAATATCTATGAAAGTTCATCAAAGATATTTTCCAATTTTAAATAAAAAGGGGAAATTATTGCCTAAATTTATAGTTATAAGAAACGGCATAGACTTTTCTCAAAATGTTAAAGAAGGTAATGAAAAAGTTTTATCTGCAAGACTTGCAGATGCAAGATTTTTCTATCAAGAAGATTTAAAAATTCCATTGGATAATAATGTAGAAAAATTAAAAACAGTTGTATTCCAAAAAGATTTAGGAACTGTCTATGATAAAGTAAAAAGATGTGAAAAAATAGCTGAATTTTTAATAGGGAAATTAAAATATAACTATATGAAAGAAGATATTTTAAGAACAGTAAAACTTGCTAAAGCAGACTTAGTTTCTAATATGATAAATGAAAAAGAATTTACAAAACTTCAAGGATTTATGGGTGAAAATTATGCTTTGAAGGGTGGTGAAGAAATAGGAGTTGCATTAGGAATAAAGGAACACTATTATCCTAGATTTCAAGGAGATTTATTTCCAAGTGGAATAGAAGGAATAATCACAGGGATTTCTGATAGAATAGACACATTAGTTGGTTGCTTTGGAGTTGGAGTAATTCCTACTGGTTCAAAGGATCCATTTGCATTGAGAAGAACTGCATTAGGGATAGTTAACATTATTGTAAATGCAAATCTTGATATTTCATTAAAAGATTTAGTAAAGGTTTCACTAGATACTTTGGAAGCAGATAAGGTATTAAAAATAGACAGAACAAAAGTTGAAGCTGATGTGTTAGATTTCTTAAAACAAAGAACTATAAATGTATTTTCTGATATGAAATATAGAAAAGATGTTATTTTAGCAGTTTTAGATAAAGAGGCAGATAACATAACTAATGCCTTAGAAATAGTAAGAGTAATAACTGAAAAATTAATTAAGGAAAAAATGGTAAAACTTTTACAGGCTGTAAAGAGAGTAGCTAATATAACAAAGGGTAATAAAGATGTAACTGTAAAAGAAAAATTATTTAAAGCCGATATAGAAAAGGCATTATATACAGATTCAAAGAAAGTTGGAGAAGAAATTGAAAAATCTATCCAAGAAAAAGAATATTCTGATTACTTTGAAAAAGTATTCACATTAGTTCCAACTATTGATAAATACTTTGATAATGTTATAGTAATGGATGAAGATAAAAATGTAAGAGAAAATAGAATAAATCAATTGACTTATATTATGGATTTATTCAACAGAATAGCTTATTTGAATAAGTTAGACTAATGGAGGAAAAATGGACTCAAAGAGGATAGAAAATGCTTTTGTTGAAGTTATAGAAGCTTTGGGAGATGTAGAATATAAGAAAGAATTAAAAGATACACCTAAAAGAATAGCAGATAGCTATAAGGAAATTTTTTATGGAATAGATATTGAGCCATCAGAGGTTTTGAAAAGAACTTTTGAAGTTAACACTAATGAGCTTATTATTGAAAAGAATATAGACTTTTATTCTATGTGTGAACACCATTTTCTACCTTTTTTTGGGAAAATTTCAATAGCTTATATACCAAATAAAAAAATTTTTGGCTTTGGTGACATATTGAAACTTATAGAAATTTTGTCAAGAAGACCTCAATTACAGGAAAGACTTACAGAAGAAATAGCAAAGTATATCTATGATTTATTAAACTGTCAAGGTGTCT
This window of the Fusobacterium simiae genome carries:
- the glyS gene encoding glycine--tRNA ligase subunit beta, which codes for MELLFEIGMEEIPARFLNQALEDLKSNFERKLKNNRIKFNGVKTYGTPRRLVLVADEVAEMQEDLDELSIGPSKERAYKDGVLTKAGEGFLKAHKIEEDQIEVIKNDKGEYIAFKRFSEGKPTETILPEILKSLVLEETFPKSMRWSDKTIRFARPIEWFLALYGDKVVEFEIEGIKSSNKSKGHRFFGKEFEVSSVEDYMDKIRENNVIIDISERRKMIEEMINNSLLEDEKADVDEALLDEVTNLVEHPFAIVGNFSEDFLEVPQEVLIISMKVHQRYFPILNKKGKLLPKFIVIRNGIDFSQNVKEGNEKVLSARLADARFFYQEDLKIPLDNNVEKLKTVVFQKDLGTVYDKVKRCEKIAEFLIGKLKYNYMKEDILRTVKLAKADLVSNMINEKEFTKLQGFMGENYALKGGEEIGVALGIKEHYYPRFQGDLFPSGIEGIITGISDRIDTLVGCFGVGVIPTGSKDPFALRRTALGIVNIIVNANLDISLKDLVKVSLDTLEADKVLKIDRTKVEADVLDFLKQRTINVFSDMKYRKDVILAVLDKEADNITNALEIVRVITEKLIKEKMVKLLQAVKRVANITKGNKDVTVKEKLFKADIEKALYTDSKKVGEEIEKSIQEKEYSDYFEKVFTLVPTIDKYFDNVIVMDEDKNVRENRINQLTYIMDLFNRIAYLNKLD
- the folE gene encoding GTP cyclohydrolase I FolE translates to MDSKRIENAFVEVIEALGDVEYKKELKDTPKRIADSYKEIFYGIDIEPSEVLKRTFEVNTNELIIEKNIDFYSMCEHHFLPFFGKISIAYIPNKKIFGFGDILKLIEILSRRPQLQERLTEEIAKYIYDLLNCQGVYVLVEAKHLCMTMRGQKKENTKILTTSAKGIFETDINKKMEVLTLLK